The DNA segment GATCTGTGTTCTTTCCATTATTTTCCTTTTCACTATCTTTATTATCTAATTCTCCCATAAGTAACTCCTCCTTGTATTTTTATTTTAGCATATTAGTTAAGATAATCTATTAATTGAAATTAAACATCCCATTCTAATACCGGAATTCAATATTCACACTTGTGATGATGTTCCGGTATATCCAATGGACGCATTTAATTAATACAGTATTTAAAATCCTTGAGAAGTCAGTAGTTTTATTGATTAAAGTAATAAAAAGTCTTATTTCGTAAATTAATTTACGAAATAAGACTTAATTTTACATGATAATTTGGTTTCCACCATTTTTAACGGCGGTTACTAATTTTTTTGATACATTATTAACTAACTCACTGATTGTTTCTTCTTTATTGAATTCGGATATACCAACACTTACGCTTACATGCTTTGGAACATCGAAAAGGGTTTCTAAAACAGTCTGTCTTATTGTGTCAGCAAGGATATAAGCTTCTTCTTTTTGAGTATCATTTAATAAAATCAAAAATACGGATTCTCTGTATCGACCAGCAACGTGTCTATTTTCTTGAATGGCTACTTGTATGATTTGACCAGTAACTTTTAGTATCTCTTCACTTAGGACCACTCCAAACAGTTCCTCATATTCGGAATACTTATCAATTTTCAAAAACATTACCGATAAAGGAAGGTCAGTTTTTTTTGAATGGTTTGCATGTTTTGCTAGCTCCACTGTAACAGCTGTTCTGTTATATAGAGAAGTGAGAGTATCTTTTTTCATTTGATTAGATAAATTTTGATTTCTGACCATTAGTTGATCTCGTTCTTGTTCTTCTTGTGTAATGTCAAATACAATTCCTTTAAGAAATAGTGGAGCTCCTTGTTCATTTCGCTCTGTTACTTTTCCGAAATCGCGGTACACTTTCCATGAACCATCTTTGGCTTGAATACGGTATTTTGTATTCCAAGCAGGTATTTCTCCCTTAAGATGATCTGTCATTAATTGCATCACTTCATCTATGTCATCAGGGTGAATTTTATCTGTAAAAAAATGATAGGGAACTTTTTCCGGAAGGTCTTCTTTTAAGTATCCGATGGCTTCTGCTTTTAGCGGATTAAAGGTGACTTCATTCAATGTAAAATCCCAGAACCATTGCCCTAAATTTTGTGTCCATTCAAATTCTAGACGTTCTGTTTCTTGAAGAGCTACCAATAGTTCTTTATTCAATCTTTTCAAAGAAGTCATTTGTAAGATGAGCTCTTCATTAGTATATTCTTGCAAAGTACTAGCCCCTTTGTTAAAAATTTAGTTGACTGAAAATATTAACCTTTTAAGCTTACTTTAAATTAGAGTTGAGTTCAATAATTTTTGTACACTTT comes from the Carnobacterium sp. 17-4 genome and includes:
- a CDS encoding GGDEF domain-containing protein, whose amino-acid sequence is MQEYTNEELILQMTSLKRLNKELLVALQETERLEFEWTQNLGQWFWDFTLNEVTFNPLKAEAIGYLKEDLPEKVPYHFFTDKIHPDDIDEVMQLMTDHLKGEIPAWNTKYRIQAKDGSWKVYRDFGKVTERNEQGAPLFLKGIVFDITQEEQERDQLMVRNQNLSNQMKKDTLTSLYNRTAVTVELAKHANHSKKTDLPLSVMFLKIDKYSEYEELFGVVLSEEILKVTGQIIQVAIQENRHVAGRYRESVFLILLNDTQKEEAYILADTIRQTVLETLFDVPKHVSVSVGISEFNKEETISELVNNVSKKLVTAVKNGGNQIIM